The Fulvia fulva chromosome 1, complete sequence region TGTCGCGACAGTGGCATAAAGGATGTGCTGCCGGAGCCCAAACCAAAGGCCAAGCCGGCGGGCAATGGCGCTCCGGTCAAAGGCAGGCCGAGCAGCATACAGGGAACATTGAATGGCACGAGGCGGCAGACACTGCAGCAGGATGCACCAGGCAGGAGAGTGAGCACGCTACAGAACAGTCCGACACCCGCAGGAAGAGTCCCTAGTGGTATCAGGTCGCCAGTCAAGTCACCGACCAAGCAGCTCGGCACCAATGGAACATCCAGCGCCTCAACCTCGAGGACTGGAACACCACCGGTCACTGGCAAGAAACCTGTTGCAGCAGGTGCTGCAAAACCGAGTAGAGCTAGCATGCTTCCACCGAGCACAGTGGGCGCAGCTGCAGGGCGGAGGACGTCTACCCTTCCCTCAGCAGGCGCAACGAGGGCAGCTCGACAAGCACCGCCATCGACCACCACCTCGAGGAGTTCTGCCATGTCGAAGACGTCCGCGGTCTCGCGGGCAGCACCTAGCACCCGACCTGGATTGCAGGAGCGATTACGAGCTGCAAAAGAAGAGTCCACGGGTGACGAGGCCAGTGAGCGCTCTAGTGTGCTGTCGCCCAGAGAAAGCGCAGCATCAGAAGTCGCAAGTCAAGATGAGGCCGAAAGTGAGATGGACGAGCGAGACGACACTATTACCAACTTCGCACCTCCGCCAGTACCACCCGTTCCACAAGAGCCACCACCTCCTCTATCAAGGTCAAGACGGACCTCCTCGCCTGGTGCGTCTATACATTCTCAACGCACTCTACGTAGTGGAGCCGCTTCCAACCGAGAGATCGAGGAGTTGCAGACAAAGGTGCGCTTACTGGAGCGCAAGCGAACCGAAGATCGAGAGCTCAAGCAGAGCCTGGAGAAGGCAGAACGCGAGCGTGACCAGTACAAGGGTATCATAGAAAAGCTGCAGGACAAATACCGGCCTTGGGGTGCAGAAATTGAGAAGCTGAAGAAAGAGCTAGCAGAGTACCAGAAGCGAGTAGAGGACGTGGACGAGATGCAAGCAAGACACGAAGTCGAATTGGAAGCGGCCTTGGTCGATCGGGAGTTTGCTGAAGAGCAGGCGGAAAGTTTCAAGGAGAACCTTGAAACTCTTCGCTCGAAGAATGAAGAGTATGAGCTAGAGCTTGACATTTTGCGCCAAGAGAAAGAAGGATACAGTACCGCAACGACTCCGGAGGACCGCGCGAGCGTTGGGTGGCTTCAGCTGGAGAGGACAAACGATCGTCTACGAGAGGCACTCCTCAGTCTTCGCGATATGACCCAGGACAAGGAAGCGGAGCTTAAAGAGGAGATCGACGCCCTGGAAGAGCAAGTCAAAGACATGGAAAGCATGAAGGGCCAGTTCGAGGGCACGAAAGAACAACTTCTTCGCAGCCAAAGCCAGTGTGAGGAGCTCCAGCAGCGACTAGAGGCCGCTGAGGTCGCCGATGAAATGATCGAGAATCTTGGTGAGGAGAACGAAAACCTTCGTCTCAAGATGAATGAACTGCGCGGAGCCATTGAGGACCTTGAAGCTCTGAAAGAATTGAACGACGAGCTCGAAATCAATCATGTTGAAGCCGAGAAGCAGATGCAAGAGGAGCTTGACTTCAAGGACAGTTTACTTCTGGACCGTGAGCGAACCGCGAGAGAACAGCAGCAGCAGCTCGATCAGGCTGACTATAACATCAACCGCTTCAGGGAGCTTGTCACTCAGCTACAGAGTGATCTGCAAGATCTAGAGGCCAGCAAGCAGATATCCGAATCGGAAGCTGCCCAGCTGTCAAGCAAATCGCGAGCCATGATGGATCTTAACCACAAGCTACAATCAAGCGCCGCCAAGACACAGGTCAAGACAATCGATCTCGAGCTGCGAAAGCTGGACGCAGAACAAGCTTCTGAGCATCTGGCGATCATCCAGCTGTTCTTGCCCGACTCTTTCGAGGCTGAACGTGACAGTGTTCTGTCACTTCTACGCTTCAAGCGCATCGGTTTCAAGGCCAACTTGATACAGAGCTTTGTCAAGGAGCGGATCGCTTCGTTCGGCACTCGAGCCCAAGATGAGGCGGTCTTTGCAGCATGCGATGCGCTCGACAAATTGACATGGATTACTGGAGTGGCAGATCAACTGGTCAACTCTATTAGCAGCTGCAGCGCAAACACGTTCGCGCAGTACGGCGGCGCACTGTACGAGCTCGAAGTCGTCGAGCGAACCATGAATGACTATGTCGATGCGCTGCGGCGTGATGATCTCAACGAAGCGGACATGCCTGTCCGTCTCGGCAGATCGATCGAGGTCATGACACATCTGTCGAGTCTACATCTACACAACGGGTTGGCAGACCATGCGGACGACCTCATAAACAGGGCATTGTTGTTGCAAAGTCGACTCGACAGCGCCACCACGGCATTCACGTTGACCAAGACGATGATTCAGAAGCACTTGCCAATACCTTCGGATGAGGACGACGAAGATGATGACGGCAGTACGTCTGATACTGCGCTGATCGTGAACCGACTCAAGTCCATCATTGAGCAGACGAGGAACGCGAAGGTTGTTTCCGGGAAAACACATCGGGCTCTCTCCGATCTACAAGTCAGCCACATGACCCTGGATCAACGTTTCGTGGAATACTTCGAGAAGGTTGAGTCCGTCGTCTCGCAGATAGCGACATACGCGTGCCAGTGCGGGTCCAGCCTGCAAGAGACGTTCTTCGAAGAGGGCCGTAACGAACCTTTCACGCCATCAGAGGTGGCAGCTGTGCTCTCGCGAGTCGCTACAAGCTTGTTCTCGCTACCCAGCGCTGAGGCTGGACCGTACGCCACTCTTGCCACCAAACTTCGTGATCTCAGTAGCCTGTTGACCGATCTCTCTGCGCTACCTACTGATATTGACAACACAGTTGAGTTCGAACGAGCTCCAGCGCCATGGGTGGCTCGGGCGGAAGAGCTCAAGCAGACCAAGATAACATCTGGCGAGGTTGAAGCCGAGCTGACGAGAACGCTGGAATCTGTGCGCGAGCGCGACAGTGCCCTCAGACAGAAGGAAACCGAGCTCGAGGAGCAGAGTGTGCGCATCGAAATGCTCGAGGCCAGGATGAAAGATGCCAGCAAGCGATCTGCTAAGATCGCTGAGCTTGAGCGTAGCCTACGAGAAGCAAAGGAGAACGAAGCCAAGGCCAAGGGCGAGCTTAAAAATGCACGACAAGAATCGCAGCGTGACCTTGATCGTGTACGCGATGAGATGGGACGACTGGCTGAGGCACGCAAGACAAGTGGCCGTAGCCGAGAGCTCGATGGCGATGCAATGGGCGCGAGTGTAAGGATCACGATCAAACGGCAGGAATACAAGATTGCTGGTCTTGAAGGTGCCGTGAGGTATCTCAAGGAGGACAATCATCGCCTACGACTACCCGCCGCAACTGCACCAGTGGCCACGCAGTCAAGCATCGGCTGGCTGAAAGATCCATTGCAGAAGCCACAAAAGGCTTCGAAAGTGCTGCAAAGAGAAGGCAGCAAGGCCCTCGAGCAGTTGCTGGTGCTTGCATCGCAGCCACCCAGCATCGACCTTACGAAGATGCCGGAGAATAAGCTTGCCTGGCGACCGGCGAAAGAAAGTAGTCGTTGGCAAATCGAACACAGGAACGAAGAATGGGCTGACTGGAAGCAGTGGCGGGAAGAGCTCATCAGTAGAGCAACAATGTCGATGCCCAGAGGCGGCAGGGTGGCGACGAATGGCGTTGCGGCATAGCGCAGGCAGACTTGCTGTGATCGACTTTCGGCGTCTTTGATTGTATAGCGCTTGATCCAATGATACCCACGTAGAGCAGAGCGAATTGAACAAGCTGTGAAAGTATGTTACTTCAGATACGTTCTCGAGACGAAAGTGAGAGTGACAGATCAGTACTTCGGCTGTAGTCTTCTTGGTCATGTACGATCTTGCCTGTATCTTTTTTACATCTTCAACTTCCCTCATGCCTTGGCCTTCTTCTCCTTCATCTTCCGTTCCTTCTCCCTCTTCGACAGCTGTGCTTCCACCCCCACACCACCAAACACCAGACCAACTCCCAACCACTGCATAGCACTCAACGTATGCCCAAACCACACCACCGACAGAATCATCGTCAACATCTTCCTCGTGACTGTAACCGTCACCAACAACAAACTCCCAAAAATCGACAAGGTCATGAAGATGAACACCTGCCCCATCGCACCACAAGCTGCAAACCCTAAAATGTCCCAACCGACAGCTGGGTGCCTTTGCACGAAGCTTAACGCTTCCTGTAGTTCCCCGGCACCCTTGACGTCGATGCCGGTTAGGGCTCCTAGGCCACTTTGCACTAGGTACGGGGAGACTAATAGGAAGGTGGATGTGAGGAATGTCGACATGATGTTCAGGGCGCACATCATCTGTTGTCCAGTATAGGGTCTGAACGACGCATAAATATCATCCTGCGTCGAGTTCGTGAGGCCGTCGAAGAGGAGGTTCACGCCCAGGAGTCCTAGACCGTAGATACTGTTCCCGCTCTGGTTCCCCTTCTTCTTCGACCCGGAGCCGGAGTGGAGTGTGAAGACGGCCACGCCGGCGGTCACGAGTGCCACCACGGCGTACTTGTAGAAGGGATACTTCTTCCGGTACAGCGTAACGTGTAAGAACATAACCGGCAACAGTTTGCACGATTTCGCGAGGATGAAAGTGATATAATCCACATGCTGCAAACTCGCATACCCAAACGGACTCGCGAGCGAACTCGTCACAGCCACCAGCGACAACGGCCACAAGATCTTCTTCGAGGGGTAAATTGGTAAATCCGCGGCGTGCTTCCGCGTGAGGAGGATATAAACATACCCCAGAGCTGCCGCGAAGAGCGATTGGACGGTGTTGATGACGACGGGGTATTTGAAGACTTCGCGGGACGTTTCGGTGCCGTAGTTGGTGGTTGTGATGCGTTCTTGGAGCACGCCCCAGGTGAGGAAGGAGGCGTAGATTCCGCCTACGCAGATGAAGAGGTTGGTTGTGTTCGCGGAGTCTTTGGCTTTGGAGTCGGTTGTGAGGGATACGTCGTTCTTGCCTGCTATTGTGGGGCCGTTGGCGAGGTTGGGGAGGTTTCCGTCTGGTTGTCGATGGCGGATGGAGCCATTTTGGGTGGCCATTGGGAAGGTATATCGATGGGGTTGGCTGTGGTGAGTTTTCCGAGTGGTCGTGTTGCTAGCAGGTGTTCAATGGGGAGAGGGTCCTGCGCATGCGGTGCGTTCCAAGAGCGAAATTGTGGTGGAATGCGAAGACGTCAACTCACTGTTGGATCTAATGTTTTGAGATGAGGCCTGATGAAGAAAGGTGTCTCTCCTGGAAGAATGCACGGACGTCTCTCGGCAAATTGCCGTCCGTCTCACGAGTCGCAACGTGAAGTCAGCTCCTTTTCTTGCCTCGTGCACATCTTGGACGAACGACATCGTGAAGGTGATGGTTCTTCAGGCTCTGTTCTGCTGGTAGCGGAAGACTTGGTTCACAAGACATCTCGCCTGACCTATCCTCGGCATATGCAGTCTGTCCCCGCCGACGCCGTCCTTGCCGAGCGGTATCGCCATGATAAATTGATAATGTCCTGCTGGTGCTGCTGTAGAAGAGGTTCGTGGTATCAGTTTTGCTCGCCGGCTCACCATTTCCACCCAGGGCATGGCCGTTCCAGAGCATGTACCGCAGCCAGTATGGTTTCCCTCCAATGCCGGCACGACACCTATGGACGGCTATCGACGACACATTAACAGGAAGTTCTACCAGAATCTGAAGACTACCCAAGATGTACATAGATGGAGTGTCCACCGGCCCCAGGACTTCTGGATCCATCTGTGGAAATGGCTGAAGCTGACGCCTGCTCTACCTCCAGGAACGACACAGGCTTACGACCCAGCCATCCCCATGAGCCAAAATCCTGAATTCTTTCCAGGTCTACAGATGAACTACGCAGAGAATGCGCTCTTCTCAAATCCAAATGACGATGCTGTTGCCCTCATTGGCCTTCGAGATGACACCAACCTCGATGCAACCGACGGCGAGACTTTGACTTGGCATCAATACAGAGAGCAGGTACGTCTCACTGCAAGTGCATTGAAGCATTGCGGCGTAAAGAAGGGCGATAGAGTCGCCGCTGTTGTCGCAACCTCGATGTGGGCCGTGGTGCTATACCACGCATCAGCCAGCATGGGAGCAATCTTCACATCGATCAGTCCTGACCTTGGTTCGGAAGGGTGTGTGTCCCGATTGCAGCAGGTTACTCCTACCATACTCTTCGTGGACTCCCATACGGTATACAAGGGAAAGACTGTGTCCACATCCTCGAAGTTGGACAGCATTATGGAACGTCTCGAACCGAAGCCTCTGGTCTATGTCGTGCCAATAGAGCCGGAACGTACAAAGCATCAGACGATCGACCACTTCCTGGAAATGGCTGATCCGGCTGATCCTTTGGTCTTCACTCGCGTACCGTTCAATTACCCACTCTTAATATGCTACTCCTCAGGCACGACCGGTGCACCCAAGTGTATAGTACACCAGCACGGCCTCATCCTACAGCTGAAAAAGATTGCCGGTGAGTACCGGTGAACATATACGTTTGCGAAATGGATAACCACTGACTAGGACCAGTCCTTCATAACTCTTCAACTCCAGACGATATCATCTTGCAGTACTCCTCGACTTCATGGGTTGTTTTCTATGTAATGTGCGGGTACATTGCCGCCGGTGCTAAGACAATACTGTACAACGGCAGTCCGGTGAGTCTTTCATTTCGTTAGAACGACGAGCAACTGATCGATCTGCGTCTTAGATGTACCCAGACACCAATCAGCTTCTGCGAATGATTCAGAAGTATCGCGTGACCTACTTCGGTACCTCACCACGATATCTGCTTGAGCTAGAAATGAGCAAGGGCATACCGAAGAACGATTTCGACTTGTCTTCCTTGCGTATAGTCTATACGACTGGCGCCACTCTATCGTCAGAACAGTACCGATGGTTCTACCGCTCGTTTCCAGCCCATATCCACCTTTGCAATACAGCTGGAGGGACAGACATAGCAACATCACTGATCGCAGCCGACCCTTGTGGCCCGATATATGCTGGAGAGTTAGTATATGTATCGACTGAACCGATGTTGGTGGTCTGGCTGACTCAAACCCCTTGGCAGGATGCAGATACTTGCGCTTGGGCACGACGTGGATATTGCAGACCCCGAGACTGGCGACTCTATCATGATGTCTGGTGAAGCTGGAGAACTCATTATCAGGTCGCCATTCCCTAGCATGCCTTGCTTCTTTTGGTAAGTCCTTCAAGCCTTCGCTCCATATCCCCTCGTCCAGTTCAGGCACTGACAGCTTCTTCACAGGGGGGACCACGATGGATCACGATATAGATCTTCTTACTTCGAACGATTCCATGGAATAGATGTATGGGCGCAGCACGATTGGCTTCAATACAACCCGAAGACTGGAGGCATGATCATGCATGGACGATCTGACGGGGTCTTGAGTCGGTCTCGCAACACACTTCTAGTCACTCCAAGCACTGACATGTCTTACAGATCCGTCTGGCATTCGCTTTGGCTCTGGAGAAGTAAGTATAGCCTATACGTCGAATGAAGAGCACGACGCTTCTCACGTGCATGTGCTGATCATGGCGCTAGATCTACTCAATAGTCGAGTCTCCACTCTTCACTGACCAGATATCGAATAGTCTCTGTGTGGGGCGCAGAAGGCCACAAGATAAGGACGAAGATGGTCCGTAAAGGCATCGCGACTCGTGAACTCATATGAACTGACAGATTACAGTGTTCCTTTTCGTGGTCATGTTACCTAGTCAGCAACTGACTCCAGAACTATCTCAGAAGATCAAAGCAGCAATCAAGAATGGACTATCGCCTCGCCACGTTCCCAAATTTTTGATAGCAGTGCCAGAAATCCCGACTACCATCAACGGCAAGAAGGTCGAGGCTGCTGTGAAACAGACGATCAGCGGCAAAGACATCATACCAAGCAACACCGTCTCGAATCCAGGATCGATCGACTTCTTCAAGCGGTTCCGAGAGCTCGAACATGAGCCAAGAGCGAGCAGACTATAGTCGGTCGAAAGGTCTGCCAGCTCGTTGCACTACGATAGATGCGAAGATGACTCTGTGGTCAAAGGAAGACTTCGCCGAGCTGTTACATCAAGAGCGTACAATAGAGACAGGGCTTGATTGCACGGAGATATTGTCAAGCTTCACTAAATAGGCAGCTCAAATTGCATGACGAGAGTGTGCATCTGCGACAAGCGCCCAAATGCTTGACGATCTGTGCATGTCTGCTCGACGGGATGCTTGCCGCTGCTTTGTACAGATCACTGCAGAAAATTCTAACCGGGGTCACCAAACTTTAAGATTCTATAGTAATACAACACTACTACCTTATTTCTCTATATATAGCAGTCCTATTACGTTTAATAAGTGTTTATCTAGTACGCCTAAAGTTATTATATCTATTAATCTAGTTAGGCCGttatatctactactatcGTAAGTTACGTAGCCCTCTAAGTATAAGCCCGTATCTCCTAattactacttctacttctACTAACCGGTTATTTACCTACCGctatacctactatatagatagatagattattcattTGCCTATTTTAGTGCCTcttagcctatataggtctctcgctatagagtatatttatgtaggtaggaaacccgagtaacgggtaaaaacctcctctccctCTCCTTAgatttgtccttctcttgtTCTTCCCGTTTTCCTCCctttagggtacgctagtattatagttATTACCCTATGACTACCTTACCCGTAGCCCTAGTTCTGTCCTCCTCTTTATTCCCTATTCCTCTATCCTCCTCCTTATCTCTATTACGGGCAGTGATCTATAAGACGATAATGTAGGGTTGCCGTAAAACAAGCGTTATTTAGtaaggctacgaaagagaagcgcgaagcgtacgagatatataaggaagcgctaaggcgcgcgacgttacggtagtagtaaaccgtaatagtaccccccctttAGATCGCTATCCGTCCTCTGACGGCTCtgtctctatagtagtatatctacgaaaactatattatcctctagtctaccttatttaGCTTAAGCATCCTCTAAACCCTTAATATCCTCCTTACTATCGATTACTATATCCGTCGGGCGGCTAAGctagtacggctatatagagGCTTAGGGTGTATAGCGACATCCTTGTTCTAACGCTTATTAGAGAGACTTCTATCCGTTATTATCCTtatataagtaggtatacgcGGTTCTATAGTAGCCCTAGCGTATTAAGTATCTAAGCCTATATCTATAGCGTTCGTTTCTATAGAGCTTTATAGGTTAACTATAGGCGTATCGATACTGGCTATAGGATAAAACTCTATCGTACTCGTATCAAGTCTTGTAGAGCGGCGTAACGTCCTTACTTATAGCTTAGACGCCGTTACGggcgtattagtttatagTATAACTACCGGTATAGACGTACTCGCGTTCTCCGTAGGCACCTACCTAGACTTAGTATAAGatcgtagtatactagtaactcggtccttattaggtacctagtcGTACGGCGGCTTAAAGTCGGCGGGTATAGACTTCGTCGGAaagttatagtagaagtctataatagaggcggcTACTCCTACTAATACTTCTAGTAGCTTCTAGCTCGGCTCGCGGTATCCTTTCTACTTTACTAGGTACTTATACTCGTCTTGCTTTAGTAGTAAGTATTTTAGTAGTCTTCCCTT contains the following coding sequences:
- a CDS encoding Dynactin, isoform, with the translated sequence MSTPALSVGQKVELNDGRIGTIRYLGSTSFAAGEWVGVELEEATGKNDGSVQAKRYFECAAAHGIFCRDSGIKDVLPEPKPKAKPAGNGAPVKGRPSSIQGTLNGTRRQTLQQDAPGRRVSTLQNSPTPAGRVPSGIRSPVKSPTKQLGTNGTSSASTSRTGTPPVTGKKPVAAGAAKPSRASMLPPSTVGAAAGRRTSTLPSAGATRAARQAPPSTTTSRSSAMSKTSAVSRAAPSTRPGLQERLRAAKEESTGDEASERSSVLSPRESAASEVASQDEAESEMDERDDTITNFAPPPVPPVPQEPPPPLSRSRRTSSPGASIHSQRTLRSGAASNREIEELQTKVRLLERKRTEDRELKQSLEKAERERDQYKGIIEKLQDKYRPWGAEIEKLKKELAEYQKRVEDVDEMQARHEVELEAALVDREFAEEQAESFKENLETLRSKNEEYELELDILRQEKEGYSTATTPEDRASVGWLQLERTNDRLREALLSLRDMTQDKEAELKEEIDALEEQVKDMESMKGQFEGTKEQLLRSQSQCEELQQRLEAAEVADEMIENLGEENENLRLKMNELRGAIEDLEALKELNDELEINHVEAEKQMQEELDFKDSLLLDRERTAREQQQQLDQADYNINRFRELVTQLQSDLQDLEASKQISESEAAQLSSKSRAMMDLNHKLQSSAAKTQVKTIDLELRKLDAEQASEHLAIIQLFLPDSFEAERDSVLSLLRFKRIGFKANLIQSFVKERIASFGTRAQDEAVFAACDALDKLTWITGVADQLVNSISSCSANTFAQYGGALYELEVVERTMNDYVDALRRDDLNEADMPVRLGRSIEVMTHLSSLHLHNGLADHADDLINRALLLQSRLDSATTAFTLTKTMIQKHLPIPSDEDDEDDDGSTSDTALIVNRLKSIIEQTRNAKVVSGKTHRALSDLQVSHMTLDQRFVEYFEKVESVVSQIATYACQCGSSLQETFFEEGRNEPFTPSEVAAVLSRVATSLFSLPSAEAGPYATLATKLRDLSSLLTDLSALPTDIDNTVEFERAPAPWVARAEELKQTKITSGEVEAELTRTLESVRERDSALRQKETELEEQSVRIEMLEARMKDASKRSAKIAELERSLREAKENEAKAKGELKNARQESQRDLDRVRDEMGRLAEARKTSGRSRELDGDAMGASVRITIKRQEYKIAGLEGAVRYLKEDNHRLRLPAATAPVATQSSIGWLKDPLQKPQKASKVLQREGSKALEQLLVLASQPPSIDLTKMPENKLAWRPAKESSRWQIEHRNEEWADWKQWREELISRATMSMPRGGRVATNGVAA
- a CDS encoding UDP-galactose transporter 1; this encodes MATQNGSIRHRQPDGNLPNLANGPTIAGKNDVSLTTDSKAKDSANTTNLFICVGGIYASFLTWGVLQERITTTNYGTETSREVFKYPVVINTVQSLFAAALGYVYILLTRKHAADLPIYPSKKILWPLSLVAVTSSLASPFGYASLQHVDYITFILAKSCKLLPVMFLHVTLYRKKYPFYKYAVVALVTAGVAVFTLHSGSGSKKKGNQSGNSIYGLGLLGVNLLFDGLTNSTQDDIYASFRPYTGQQMMCALNIMSTFLTSTFLLVSPYLVQSGLGALTGIDVKGAGELQEALSFVQRHPAVGWDILGFAACGAMGQVFIFMTLSIFGSLLLVTVTVTRKMLTMILSVVWFGHTLSAMQWLGVGLVFGGVGVEAQLSKREKERKMKEKKAKA
- a CDS encoding Acetoacetyl-CoA synthetase, which produces MAVPEHVPQPVWFPSNAGTTPMDGYRRHINRKFYQNLKTTQDVHRWSVHRPQDFWIHLWKWLKLTPALPPGTTQAYDPAIPMSQNPEFFPGLQMNYAENALFSNPNDDAVALIGLRDDTNLDATDGETLTWHQYREQVRLTASALKHCGVKKGDRVAAVVATSMWAVVLYHASASMGAIFTSISPDLGSEGCVSRLQQVTPTILFVDSHTVYKGKTVSTSSKLDSIMERLEPKPLVYVVPIEPERTKHQTIDHFLEMADPADPLVFTRVPFNYPLLICYSSGTTGAPKCIVHQHGLILQLKKIAVLHNSSTPDDIILQYSSTSWVVFYVMCGYIAAGAKTILYNGSPMYPDTNQLLRMIQKYRVTYFGTSPRYLLELEMSKGIPKNDFDLSSLRIVYTTGATLSSEQYRWFYRSFPAHIHLCNTAGGTDIATSLIAADPCGPIYAGDRMQILALGHDVDIADPETGDSIMMSGEAGELIIRSPFPSMPCFFWGDHDGSRYRSSYFERFHGIDVWAQHDWLQYNPKTGGMIMHGRSDGVLNPSGIRFGSGEIYSIVESPLFTDQISNSLCVGRRRPQDKDEDVFLFVVMLPSQQLTPELSQKIKAAIKNGLSPRHVPKFLIAVPEIPTTINGKKVEAAVKQTISGKDIIPSNTVSNPGSIDFFKRFRELEHEPRASRL